In a genomic window of Myxococcaceae bacterium JPH2:
- a CDS encoding sigma 54-interacting transcriptional regulator translates to MPQPTDVTQVLLPFGGLVGREVDLDAFLQNLVDRVATTMQADRGTLWLLDASRNELFSRAAHLPELAQIRVKLGQGVAGTVAQAGEAINVPDPRGERRFFADIDRMTGYRTTSLLAVPLLDADGAVYGVLQVLNRLGGGRFTSDDTERLTSITAQVSTALQRTSLYSELQRAKDQPQAPVAYFFNHIIGEAPPLKTLYRLVQKAAPTDATVLLRGESGSGKELFARAVHVNGPRRDRPFVKVDCAALPASLIENELFGHEKGAFTGADHRMPGKFEAADGGTVFIDEIGELPLPVQGKLLRVLQDREFERVGGTQAVRVDVRIVAATHRDLAAMVADGRFREDLYYRIKVVELVLPPLRERGGEDIERLARHFVATVARRHRLPPPKLSAAALDRLKRYRWPGNVRELENCIESAVVLCEGEILEEHLPLPNLDRAPTSAPSPARASEEPALLPLAEVERRHILRALEAVKGNRTAAAKALEIGRNTLARKLKEYGLGDEG, encoded by the coding sequence ATGCCCCAGCCCACGGATGTGACGCAGGTCCTGCTTCCCTTCGGCGGACTCGTGGGGCGCGAGGTGGACCTCGACGCGTTCCTCCAGAACCTGGTGGATCGCGTCGCCACCACGATGCAGGCGGACCGCGGGACGCTCTGGCTGTTGGACGCGTCACGCAACGAGCTGTTCAGCCGCGCGGCCCACCTGCCCGAGCTGGCGCAGATCCGCGTGAAGCTGGGCCAGGGTGTGGCGGGCACCGTCGCGCAAGCGGGCGAGGCCATCAACGTGCCGGATCCGCGCGGCGAGCGCCGCTTCTTCGCGGACATCGACCGGATGACGGGCTACCGCACGACGAGCCTCCTGGCCGTGCCGCTGCTCGACGCGGACGGCGCCGTGTACGGCGTGCTCCAGGTGCTCAACCGCTTGGGCGGTGGACGCTTCACCTCCGACGACACCGAGCGACTGACGAGCATCACCGCCCAGGTGAGCACCGCGCTGCAGCGCACCAGCCTGTACTCGGAGCTCCAGCGCGCGAAGGATCAACCCCAGGCCCCCGTGGCCTACTTCTTCAATCACATCATCGGCGAGGCGCCGCCCCTCAAGACGCTCTACCGCCTGGTGCAGAAGGCAGCGCCCACGGACGCCACGGTGCTGCTGCGCGGAGAGAGCGGCAGCGGAAAGGAGCTGTTCGCGCGCGCGGTGCACGTCAACGGCCCGCGCCGCGATCGGCCCTTCGTGAAGGTGGACTGCGCCGCGCTGCCCGCGTCGCTCATCGAGAACGAGCTGTTCGGTCACGAGAAGGGCGCCTTCACCGGCGCGGACCACCGCATGCCCGGCAAGTTCGAGGCGGCGGATGGCGGCACGGTGTTCATCGACGAGATTGGCGAGCTGCCGCTGCCCGTGCAGGGCAAGCTCCTGCGCGTGCTTCAAGACCGCGAGTTCGAGCGCGTGGGAGGCACGCAAGCCGTCCGAGTGGACGTGCGCATCGTCGCGGCGACGCATCGCGACCTCGCGGCCATGGTCGCGGACGGACGCTTCCGCGAGGACCTCTACTACCGCATCAAGGTCGTGGAGCTGGTGCTCCCGCCCCTGCGCGAGCGCGGCGGCGAGGACATCGAGCGACTCGCGCGGCACTTCGTCGCCACGGTGGCGCGGCGTCACCGACTGCCGCCTCCCAAGCTGAGCGCGGCGGCGCTGGATCGCCTCAAGCGCTACCGCTGGCCCGGCAACGTGCGCGAGCTGGAGAACTGCATCGAGAGCGCCGTGGTGCTCTGCGAGGGGGAGATCCTCGAGGAGCACCTGCCCCTGCCCAACCTGGACCGTGCTCCGACCAGCGCCCCCAGCCCGGCGCGAGCGAGCGAGGAGCCGGCCCTGCTGCCCCTGGCCGAGGTGGAGCGGCGCCACATCCTGCGCGCGCTGGAGGCCGTGAAGGGCAACCGCACCGCCGCCGCGAAGGCGCTGGAGATCGGCCGCAACACGCTCGCGCGCAAGCTCAAGGAGTACGGCTTGGGCGACGAAGGCTGA